AAGCTAGAGCTGGAGAAACAATATCTTCAATTAGAGATATGATTCCTTTTGAAGGAGTTAAATATGTTACTGAACCTGTAGTTACAATAGCTGTTGAACCCAAAAATAGCAGGGATTTACCAAGACTTGTTGATATTTTAAAGAAACTTTCTATTGAAGACCCAAACTTAGTTACCACAATTAATGAAGAAACTGGAGAATATTTAATTTCTGGAATGGGGACTTTACATCTTGAAATAGCAACAACATTAATTCAAAAAACAGGTTTAGAAATAGTTACTTCAAAACCAATAGTTATGTATAGAGAAAGTATTCGTTCTAAAGCTGGACCCTTTGAAGGTAAATCACCAAATAAACACAACAGAATTTACATTAGTGTAGAACCATTAGAAGAAGAAATTATTCAATTAATTAAAGATGGAAAAATTTCAGAGTATATGGATAAACATGAAATGGCTAAAATTCTTAGAGAGCATGGTTGGCCTGCTGATGAAGCTAGAGGCGTTTGGAGTGTTGATGGCACTTCAGTTTTAGTGGATGTAACTAAAGGAGCTCAATATTTACAAGAAGCTAAAGATATGATTATAGGAGGATATAGATGGGCTTTAAAAGAAGGGCCATTAGCTTATGAACCCATTAGAGGATTAAAAGTTAAAATAAGCGATGTTTCTCTTCATGAGGATCCAGTTCATCGAGGCCCAGCTCAAATAATGCCTATGACTAGACGAGCGATATTTGCAGCCTTTTTATCAGCAGATCCATGTATTTTAGAGCCTATTCAAAAAATTACTATTAAGGTTCCACCTGAACTTTTAGGAGCAGCAACAAGTGTGATAACTCAAAAAAGAGGTAAAGTAATTTCAATGGATCAAAAAGGCCATTTAGCTTATATAGTTGGTGAGTTACCAACAGCTGAAACATTCGATCTTTCTGAAGCTTTAAGAAGCGCTACTGCTGGAAGAGCTTTTTGGGGCTTAGAGTTTTTAAGATGGTCCCCTGTTCCAGCTTCAATGCAGCAACAAGTAATAACTGAAATTAGAAAAAGGAAGGGTTTACCTCCGGAACCTCAAAAAGCAGAAGACTTTATTGGGTAGAAGCTAAGCAAGCATCGAGTACTCCAGATTCTTTTAATTTACTTATACTTTCTTCAAATTTTTTTCTATCTTGAAGAATATTATTTAAAGATTCTTCATCAGCATGAGATCCAGGTTTAACCTTAACTTCAAACTCTTTTCCAAACTTTTTTTCTAAAGCATACTTTATTACTAAACCTATGATTCCACCCATAGGGCAAAGTGGAGAGGTGGGGGTAAACAAAACTACAGGCTTATCCCCATTTAAATTTATATCTTCTTCTTTTACTATTCCAAGTTCGATCACAGAAACTGGAAATTCAGGATCGTACACATTTCTTAAAGTTTCTAAGATCTCTTTTTTATCCATTTAATTCAACCTCATAACGCTGTTAAATCTTCCTTCACGATAATATTTAAACTTATTGGTGATTAGATGAGATCCATCACAACTTTTACTAGAATTTAATGTTGTAAACCCTTCTCTGCAAATAGAAAAAGTTAAACCATATTTTTCAACAAGATTTTTAAGTTTAAGAAGAAGGTTAAATCTAAGCGTTTTAGGAAGATATCTTACCCCTTTAATTGATTCTCCAAAATTAAAGTAAAGCCTTTTTAATTTAGGTTTTAACTCTGGAAAAGCATTAGTCACTCTTAAAAAATTATCTGGTTTAATCTTATAGGTAGATGCCACTATATGTTTAACACCTGCCTCAACTAATTCTTTAACGAGATTTTCAAGCTCTTCAAAGTTATCATTTAATCCTGGAATTAAAGGGTCTATTCTTGCAGAGCAAGAAATATTGTAAGAAGAAAGTTTTTTTAAAGCTTTCACTCGCTCTTTTGGTGAAGGAGCATAAGGCTCAAGAATACGTAATAAATCTTCATTAAGAGAAGTAACTGTTAAACTTACACTAACTTCACCATCCTTTAAAACATCAACATCCCTAGAAACTAAACTAGATTTTGTAACTATTAAAACTTTAAATCCTTTTTCCAGCAATAATTTTAAGGTTTCTCTAGTTAAATTCATTCTTTCTTCTAATGGTTGATAAGGATCAGAACTATTAGCAATCGATATAAAAATAGATTTATCTGCACGTTTAATATCCTGTTTTAACTTGTAGAAAAAATCTTTTTTAACTCTAGCATTAAAGCCATTAGGGATATAAGAAGTAATGTAACAATAAAGACATTTATGAGCGCAACCAGTATATGGTGAGAGACTATATTTAACAGGGCAAAAGCAAAATTTATTTCTCCATGGATCAAATAAATTAAGAACCCTCAAAGTTACCTCACTAATATTAGAGAGATAAACACATTTTTTATTTTAAATATTTTCACTATATTCTTAAAATAAGTATATAACAAATTCTAAAAGTTGTAAATAAGCAAAGTTTATTTAACAATTCTTTAATTTAATTTTTTGTAGACAAAAAGTAAGCGGCCGTAGTCTAGCCTGGTCTAGGACATTGGTCTCCCAAGCCAACGACCCGGGTTCAAATCCCGGCGGCCGCACCAAACCTTTAGGTTTTAATAGTTTTATTAAAAGAAAAGAAAATAAAATTTAAAAAGGAGAAGAATGAAGGATTTAAAACGATACTGTAGATGTTGGAGAGTAAAAGCAATGAGTAATAAGAAAGTAGCTTTAATATTCTCAATAATAATTATAGTCTTTATAAATGTTTTACTAGAAAAATTTTTAATTCCATTGTTTCGTGAAGGAATACCTTTACCTTATCCTGCTACTGGTAAACCGATTGGATCAGTTTTGCTTCCAGCCACATTCTTTCATGTATTAATGATTTCAGGAAGCGTTTTTGCAATAGGTTTAATAGCTGATAAACTTGGGTTTAAACTTGATGAATTAACTCCTAAAACAATGCAGGGAAAAATAAACTTGGTTGTATTCTTTATTATGCTTACATCAGGAATAATTATGTGGTGGTATCCTATAGCATTTCTTCCATTTATTATTACTGCTGCTTATTTAACTATCATTGAACTTTCTTGATAATTTTTACCTTCTGTACGATAAAAGTAATAGAATAAAGAAGAATGCTGGAAAGATAAGCATAATCCAAAGGGAATACTTTCTTCTTTTAACCATTTTATTATATTGTTCTTCGCATTTATCGCTACAAAATTCTTTATCAACAGATACTGAAACTCCGCAAATTAAGCAGTGTTTATGTTTAGGGATTGACTCTTCAATTTTAAATTTTTTCAAATTTAATCCCTTTCTCTAAATTAATTATTATTGGTAGCAACGTGTAATGTTAAAAATTTTTAGAATAAAAAGTTTTTGATGAAAGAGTTTATAATGAGAAGTTTCTCTTTTAAATTATGGGAAATATGGTAAAAACAAAAATCGAATGTAATGGAGTAAATTTTAAAGTAATTCTTCTAAATGGTAAGTTAATTATTACTCCTAATTTAAAGTTGACTCTTCATGCAAATAGATGTTTAACTCTTCCTTTAAATCAAGTAAAGCTTATAGAATTTTCAGCGAAAAGCATTGTTCCACCCATTATTTATTTTTTTATTTCTTCTTTATTGTTTCTTACAAACATGATTTTTTATAATAAATTTTTACCAAACTTTTTTAAGAGTATAATAATTATTCTCTTAGCTTTAGCTTTAATTTTCAATTTCTCATTAGTAATTATTCGTTCAATTTTTGGTTCTCTTAAAATAGAGTCGGAAAATGTTATTTTAAAGATCGATTTTGTTAAAAAAAGAGAGGCTGAAAACTTAATTTCAACGATTAATTACTTTAAGAGGGAAGATTTAATTGAGTGAAGAGTTAATTCATGAAGGAGATTACGTGCTTCTTTATTTTGATGAAAAAAGAAAATGGCTTGTTAAAGTGGTAAATGGAGCTACATTTCATACACATAAGGGAATTATAAAGCTTGGTGAATTAATTAAGCGAAGATTCGGAGAAAAAATTGAAAGTAGTTTAAAAGTTTACTTTTGGATTTTAAAACCAACTCTATATGATTTCATTATGTACGCTGAAAGACCTACACAAATTATTTATCCTAAAGATATTGGTTTAATTTTAATAAAGCTTAATGTTTCTTCAGGAAAAAAAATTATTGAAGCTGGAACTGGAAGCGGTGCATTAACGCTAGCCTTAGCTAATGCTGTTAAACCTTCAGGAATAGTTTATACATATGAGGTTGAAGAAAGATTTATTGAATCTGCTAAACGAAACTTGAAAAAAGCAGGGTTGCTTGATTATGTTATAATTAGAAAAAGAGATGTAAAAGAGGGTTTTTTAGAGAGAAATGTTGACGCTATAGTTATGGATATTAGTGAACCTTGGGAAGTCATTCCTAAAGCTTATGAAGCGTTAAAAAATGGTTGTCCTCTAGCTTCTTTTTCTCCAACAATAAACCAGGTTGAAAAAACAGTTGAAACATTAAGAAAGATTGGTTTTACTGATTTATCTACTATAGAATGCTTAGTTAGAGAGATAAGGGTTGAGACTGGGAAAACAAGGCCATTCACAAGAATGATTGGACATACAGGATATTTAACTTTTGCTAGAAAAATAATTAATTAAAAACTATAAATAATAAGAGTTTAACAATATTGTTTTACTTTTCAAAAATGAACTAAAAATGGGTGGGTTCAATAAAGGTGGATAGGTTAAAATTAAGCCTTAAAAAGTTAACTCAAAAACTAAAAGCAATAAACAAAGATATTTTCCTATTTATTCTTCTTTCACCTCTAATAACTGTTTTAATTATAGATTTTCGGTCATTTACACTAGGTTGGAATGAGGGGAGGGGGGGTTTAATTTTTGCGCTTTTCTTTTTAATTATAGAATGGTATGACGCTCGAAATGAGCTTAAAATAAACTTAACTAAAAAAAAGTTTTTCGGTTTTCTTTTGGGTGTTTTTCTTTTCTCAATTTATTTTGTAGCTATTTATAAATGGAATCTTCAAACCTTTTTGTTTAATTATGGAAAAAACTTTGCTGTTGAAGGGGGTCTTCCAAGCTGGGTTTGGCTTTGGGATTATGTTGTTTTTGCATCTTCATTAATTATTTCATTAACTGCTCTTTTCAGCATTAAATTTCTAAAATTAATTATTACACCAATAGTTTACTCTGTAGGATCCGCTTTAATTCTTTTACTTGACGTTTTTTTCCCATATCAATCTATAGGATTTTTGGCAGGTTTAGTTCCTTTTATAATGAATTCAGTTGTTTTCCTTCTTAAGCTTTCTAATGTAAAAATTTTGAATAATCTTTTTGAGGCGGGCGAGCCTCCATGGATTTACGTTAAAAAAAACTATCTAAACGTAATGAGTAAGAAAGGATTTGTAATTCTAGAGGTAAACTGGCCTTGCGCAGGAATTTTTAGTCTATTAATTTACAGCTTAATTATTTCAATTTTAATGGTGAAATTGAATGCTCCAATTAAAAGAAAAATTGTTTATGCTAGTTTAGGAGCGTTAGGAACATTCTTTATAAACATATTTAGAATCTACTTGATAGTTTTAGCGATACTTTATTCAGCTGTAGATTTAAAAGTTTTTCATGAAACTATAGGGGAAGTTCTTTTTATAATTTGGATAATAACCTATTTGTTAACAGTTATAAAAATTGAGTTTTTTATATCTAAAACAACGAAATGCTTTAAATAAACAAGAGTAGTTTTTATTTAATTTTTTAATTATTAAAAAAATGAAGGTTTTAATAGGTTTCAAAAAAGATTTGATAATTAAAATTTAATAGAGTTCTCTCTCTTTAAGTTTTTGAATAAGTTTCCCTGAAGCTTTTATAGGTTTTAACATTTCTTCAGGTTTAGGTTCGATGATTTTTGGTTTAACAAATAATCCGCATATACCATTAGGTAAAAGCTTGTTTCTCGCGCAACTAGCGAATTTACAACTTTTAACGTCGCAAGCATCATCTGCAAATTTGCACCAAGCTATTTTACTTTTTAGAAATAAAGCTTTTCTACCGCATCGAAAAAATTCACAAATAGGATTACAATATTTTTGTTTTTCATTCATTTATAGAAAACCTCTTTCAAAAACATTTCTAAACAAAAGCTTTTTATGTTTAATTTAAAGAATTCATACTTGAATTTGGTTTTAAACAGCATTAATTTTCAACCATTTACTACACTGAATTTTAATTTTCACTTTTCCTATTTTAATCTTTCGTTTAACAATTTTTATTATTACTTACGGTTTATAAAGGTTAATATTTCATACTTTAAACTTTCCAATCTAAGTTTTCATCTTTTTTATTAAAAATGAATACTTTAATTAATTCAGCAATTAATATTGATAAGGTTATAAAAGAATAAAAAAAATAGTAGATAAGAAATTCACTAAACTTAAATTTAAATCCAAGCTTTTTTGAAAAAATAAAGAACATAAATGTAAAAAGTAAAAATGCAGTTATTGAAGCGAAAAAGTTTTGGATAAAATTTAAGCTAATATTAATTAATAGAAGGATTAAAGGTGCAAAATTAAACTTTATAGTTAAAAATAAAGAAATGATAGAAATAAAGTGAAAAGGCACTGAAATTAAATTGTATACAGGCAGATTTAATGAAAAAACATTTATTAAAGGAATGATTGAAGAGGGATAAAGAAATAAAATAGCTGGAATAAATACTTGAGGTTTTTTAATACATTTTCTTATTAATTCTTTAAACCATTCTTTAAACCATAAAGCAGCTCCTAAACTCCATCTTCTTCTTTGAATTATCCATTTTTTCCAGCTTGAATGAACATAATTATAAACCTTAATCTCCTTAATATATGTGAATTTATAATTATTAAGGAATGCTCTCACAGCTATATCTAAATCTTCACTTATAACTCTTCTAAATCCTCCTAACTCATTGAATACACTTTTTTTCATAGCAAAAGCAGCACCATTTATAGCTGGAGTTTTCTTTACAAATTTAGCCATTAACCAGGAACATATATTAAAGCTAATATACTCGTAATAACTCATTTTAGTTAAAAAACCGTCTTTAACAACCTCTTTCTTTATATCAACAATATCAGCTTCCTTCATTTCCATTAAGATTCTATCTAAGAAAAACTCATCATCAAGAATTTCTATGTCAGCGTCTAAAAAAAGTAAAATTTCACCTGAAGTTATTTTTGCAACTTCATTTAAAGCATTTACTTTTCCTATTCGTTCATTGTTAACTACAAATTTTACTTTTCCATTGTATTCATTTAAAATTTTTAAAGAGTACTCAGAAGGTTCATCTATAATTACAAAGATTTCTTTTTCAATCTTTTGTTTTAAAAGCTTATTTAATATATTAGGGAGTAATTTAGATTCTTTATATACAGGTATTAAAATGCTGATTTTTGGGCGCATCTTTAATCCCTTTTACTTTTCATCTCGCTTCATATAGTTAATTAAAACACTTTAAATATCGAAGTTTAATTACAACATAAAACTCCATATTTTTAAGAGAATGTTACCTATTAAAACAAGTTTTTAAACTTTATTTAATAGATTATAAGCTTATATCCAAGAATATTAGAAGTAATTATTGAAGTGAAATTATGAAAAGATAAAAAATTATTTTGTAAGCTTTTTTATATATATTAATTTTTAATTAGCATTACTCTTTGAATTCGCTATATAAAAGATAATGAAGCATCAATCATCACTTACTAGAGAATACCTATCGCTTTATTGGAGAGTTAAACTTGAGCAATTTATGAATAGCGTTATCGAATACGATTTAACTCTAGGACAATAAATGCTCTAAATGTAAAACTGAAATACAGATTATAAGGGAAAATAAAGATTTTCCATTTTAAAGAGTTTTCTTTAAAGTTGAGGCTATTGTCCATATTATTGGTGCAGGCGTCCAAAAAGAGAAAACTTTAATATAATTTAAGCTTCCCGCTTTCTTCAAGTTTACTGGATTACCAAACTTTATGTAACCTT
This is a stretch of genomic DNA from Candidatus Bathyarchaeota archaeon. It encodes these proteins:
- a CDS encoding radical SAM protein, which translates into the protein MRVLNLFDPWRNKFCFCPVKYSLSPYTGCAHKCLYCYITSYIPNGFNARVKKDFFYKLKQDIKRADKSIFISIANSSDPYQPLEERMNLTRETLKLLLEKGFKVLIVTKSSLVSRDVDVLKDGEVSVSLTVTSLNEDLLRILEPYAPSPKERVKALKKLSSYNISCSARIDPLIPGLNDNFEELENLVKELVEAGVKHIVASTYKIKPDNFLRVTNAFPELKPKLKRLYFNFGESIKGVRYLPKTLRFNLLLKLKNLVEKYGLTFSICREGFTTLNSSKSCDGSHLITNKFKYYREGRFNSVMRLN
- a CDS encoding DUF59 domain-containing protein, producing MDKKEILETLRNVYDPEFPVSVIELGIVKEEDINLNGDKPVVLFTPTSPLCPMGGIIGLVIKYALEKKFGKEFEVKVKPGSHADEESLNNILQDRKKFEESISKLKESGVLDACLASTQ
- a CDS encoding tRNA (adenine-N1)-methyltransferase, with the translated sequence MSEELIHEGDYVLLYFDEKRKWLVKVVNGATFHTHKGIIKLGELIKRRFGEKIESSLKVYFWILKPTLYDFIMYAERPTQIIYPKDIGLILIKLNVSSGKKIIEAGTGSGALTLALANAVKPSGIVYTYEVEERFIESAKRNLKKAGLLDYVIIRKRDVKEGFLERNVDAIVMDISEPWEVIPKAYEALKNGCPLASFSPTINQVEKTVETLRKIGFTDLSTIECLVREIRVETGKTRPFTRMIGHTGYLTFARKIIN
- a CDS encoding glycosyltransferase family 2 protein gives rise to the protein MRPKISILIPVYKESKLLPNILNKLLKQKIEKEIFVIIDEPSEYSLKILNEYNGKVKFVVNNERIGKVNALNEVAKITSGEILLFLDADIEILDDEFFLDRILMEMKEADIVDIKKEVVKDGFLTKMSYYEYISFNICSWLMAKFVKKTPAINGAAFAMKKSVFNELGGFRRVISEDLDIAVRAFLNNYKFTYIKEIKVYNYVHSSWKKWIIQRRRWSLGAALWFKEWFKELIRKCIKKPQVFIPAILFLYPSSIIPLINVFSLNLPVYNLISVPFHFISIISLFLTIKFNFAPLILLLINISLNFIQNFFASITAFLLFTFMFFIFSKKLGFKFKFSEFLIYYFFYSFITLSILIAELIKVFIFNKKDENLDWKV
- a CDS encoding DUF2116 family Zn-ribbon domain-containing protein, with translation MKKFKIEESIPKHKHCLICGVSVSVDKEFCSDKCEEQYNKMVKRRKYSLWIMLIFPAFFFILLLLSYRR